One genomic window of Cricetulus griseus strain 17A/GY chromosome 3, alternate assembly CriGri-PICRH-1.0, whole genome shotgun sequence includes the following:
- the Pdlim7 gene encoding PDZ and LIM domain protein 7 isoform X3 yields MDSFKVVLEGPAPWGFRLQGGKDFNVPLSISRLTPGGKAAQAGVAVGDWVLSIDGENAGSLTHIEAQNKIRACGERLSLGLSRAQPVQSKPQKVQTPDKQLFRQLVPDASKQRLMEDTEDWRPRPGTGQSRSFRILAHLTGTEFMQDPDEDYMKKSSQVPRTEAPAPAPASTIPQEPWPGPTTTPSPTSRPPWAVDPAFAERYAPDKTSTVLTRHSQPATPTPLQNRTSIVQAAAGGGTGGGSNNGKTPVCYQCHKIIRGRYLVALGHAYHPEEFVCSQCGKVLEEGGFFEEKGAIFCPSCYDVRYAPSCAKCKKKITGEIMHALKMTWHVHCFTCAACKTPIRNRAFYMEEGAPYCERDYEKMFGTKCRGCDFKIDAGDRFLEALGFSWHDTCFVCAICQINLEGKTFYSKKDKPLCKSHAFSHV; encoded by the exons ATGGATTCCTTCAAGGTAGTGCTGGAGGGGCCAGCACCTTGGGGCTTCCGGCTGCAAGGGGGCAAGGACTTCAATGTGCCCCTCTCCATCTCTCGG CTCACCCCTGGAGGCAAAGCTGCACAGGCTGGCGTGGCTGTAGGAGACTGGGTGCTGAGCATCGATGGTGAGAACGCAGGGAGCCTCACACACATTGAGGCCCAGAACAAGATCCGCGCCTGTGGGGAGCGCCTCAGCCTGGGGCTTAGCAG aGCCCAGCCTGTTCAGAGCAAACCACAGAAG GTGCAGACCCCTGACAA ACAGTTGTTCAGACAGCTGGTCCCCGATGCCAGCAAGCAGCGGCTGATGGAGGATACCGAAGACTGGCGGCCACGGCCAGGGACAGGCCAGTCCCGCTCCTTCCGCATCCTTGCCCACCTCACGGGCACAGAGTTCA TGCAAGACCCGGATGAGGACTACATGAAGAAGTCAAG CCAGGTGCCCAGGACAgaagccccagccccagccccagcctcaaCTATACCCCAGGAACCCTGGCCTG gccccaccaccacccccagccccaccagTCGCCCACCCTGGGCCGTGGACCCTGCGTTTGCTGAGCGCTATGCCCCAGACAAAACCAGCACAGTGCTGACCCGGCATAGCCAGCCTGCCACACCCACGCCTCTGCAGAACCGAACCTCCATAGTGCAGGCTGCAGCTGGAGGGGGCACAGGAGGGGGCAGCAACAATGGCAAGACTCCCGTGTGCTACCAGTGCCACAAGATCATTCG GGGCCGTTACCTGGTCGCACTGGGCCATGCATATCACCCTGAAGAATTTGTGTGCAGCCAGTGTGGGAAGGTCCTGGAAGAGGGTGGCTTCTTTGAGGAGAAGGGGGCAATTTTTTGCCCCTCCTGCTATGACGTGCGCTATGCACCCAGCTGTGCCAAATGCAAGAAGAAGATCACTGGA GAGATCATGCATGCTCTGAAGATGACCTGGCATGTGCACTGCTTCACCTGTGCTGCCTGCAAAACGCCTATCCGCAACAGAGCCTTTTACATGGAAGAAGGGGCCCCCTACTGCGAGCGAG ACTATGAGAAGATGTTTGGCACAAAATGTCGAGGCTGTGACTTCAAGATTGATGCTGGAGACCGCTTCTTGGAAGCTTTGGGCTTCAGCTGGCATGACACATGCTTTGTCTGTGCG ATATGTCAAATCAACTTGGAAGGAAAGACCTTCTACTCCAAGAAGGACAAGCCCCTTTGCAAGAGCCATGCCTTCTCCCACGTATGA
- the Ddx41 gene encoding probable ATP-dependent RNA helicase DDX41, whose amino-acid sequence MRRGFSSGHCACVRPTMEESEPERKRARADEAAAGGSRSEDDDDDDEDYVPYVPLRQRRQLLLQKLLQRRRKGAAEEEQQDSGSEPRGDEDDIPLGPQSNVSLLDQHQHLKEKAEARKESAKEKQLKEEEKILESVAEGRALMSVKEMAKGITYDDPIKTSWTPPRYVLNMSEERHERVRKRYHILVEGDGIPPPIKSFKEMKFPAAILRGLKKKGILHPTPIQIQGIPTILSGRDMIGIAFTGSGKTLVFTLPVIMFCLEQEKRLPFSKREGPYGLIICPSRELARQTHGILEYYCRLLQEDSSPLLRCALCIGGMSVKEQMETIRHGVHMMVATPGRLMDLLQKKMVSLDICRYLALDEADRMIDMGFEGDIRTIFSYFKGQRQTLLFSATMPKKIQNFAKSALVKPVTINVGRAGAASLDVIQEVEYVKEEAKMVYLLECLQKTPPPVLIFAEKKADVDAIHEYLLLKGVEAVAIHGGKDQEERTKAIEAFREGKKDVLVATDVASKGLDFPAIQHVINYDMPEEIENYVHRIGRTGRSGNTGIATTFINKACDESVLMDLKALLLEAKQKVPPVLQVLHCGDESMLDIGGERGCAFCGGLGHRITDCPKLEAMQTKQVSNIGRKDYLAHSSMDF is encoded by the exons ATGAGGCGTGGTTTTTCGTCCGGGCATTGCGCATGTGTGCGACCAACGATGGAGGAGTCGGAACCCGAGCGGAAG CGGGCTCGCGCGGACGAGGCGGCCGCGGGAGGGAGCCGCTCCGAGGACGACGATGACGACGACGAGGACTACGTACCCTATGTGCCTCTGCGGCAGCGCCGGCAGCTGCTG CTCCAGAAGCTGCTGCAACGAAGACGCAAGGGAGCTGCGGAGGAAGAGCAGCAGGACAGTGGCAGTGAGCCCCGGGGAGATGAGGACGACATCCCGCTGGGCCCCCAGTCCAATGTCAGCCTCCTGGATCAGCACCAGCACCTCAAAGAGAAGGCTGAAG CGCGAAAGGAGTCGGCCAAggaaaagcaactgaaggaagaagaaaagattttgGAGAGTGTGGCGGAAGGCCGAG CCTTGATGTCAGTGAAGGAAATGGCCAAAGGCATCACATATGACGATCCAATCAAAACCAG TTGGACCCCCCCACGCTATGTCCTGAACATGTCTGAAGAGCGGCATGAGCGAGTTCGGAAGAGGTACCACATCCTGGTAGAGGGAGATGGTATCCCACCGCCCATCAAGAGTTTCAAGGAGATGAAGTTTCCTGCCG CCATCCTTCGAGGTCTGAAAAAAAAGGGCATTCTCCACCCAACACCCATTCAGATCCAGGGCATCCCTACCAT TCTGTCCGGCCGGGACATGATTGGCATTGCCTTCACCGGGTCAGGCAAGACACTGGTATTCACACTGCCTGTCATCATGTTCTGCCTGGAACAAGAGAAGCGGTTGCCTTTCTCCAAGCGTGAAGGGCCTTATGGCCTCATCATCTGCCCCTCG CGAGAGCTGGCCCGGCAGACCCATGGCATCCTGGAATATTACTGCCGTCTGCTGCAGGAGGACAGCTCACCCTTGCTGCGCTGTGCTCTCTGCATCGGGGGAATGTCAGTAAAAGAGCAGATGGAGACCATCCGACA TGGTGTGCACATGATGGTAGCCACACCTGGACGCCTCATGGATTTGCTGCAAAAGAAAATGGTTAGTCTGGACATCTGTCGCTACCTGGCCCTGGATGAGGCTGACCGAATGATCGACATGGGCTTTGAGGGCGACATCCGTACCATCTTCTCCTACTTCAAG GGCCAGCGGCAGACTCTTCTCTTCAGTGCCACCATGCCGAAGAAGATTCAGAATTTTGCTAAGAGCGCCCTGGTAAAGCCCGTCACCATCAACGTGGGACGTGCTGGAGCAGCCAGCCTGGATGTCATCCAG GAGGTGGAATACGTGAAGGAGGAAGCCAAGATGGTGTACCTGCTCGAGTGCTTGCAGAAGACACCCCCACCT GTGCTCATCTttgcagagaagaaagcagatgtGGATGCCATTCACGAATACCTTCTGCTCAAGGGGGTTGAGGCTGTGGCCATTCATGGGGGCAAAG ACCAGGAAGAGCGGACCAAAGCCATTGAGGCATTTCGGGAAGGCAAGAAGGATGTCTTAGTGGCCACAGATGTGGCCTCCAAAGGCCTGGACTTTCCTGCCATCCAGCATGTCATCAATTATGACATGCCTGAAGAAATCGAGAACTATG TGCACCGAATTGGCCGCACCGGGCGTTCAGGAAACACGGGGATTGCTACCACCTTCATCAACAAGGCCTGTG ATGAGTCAGTGCTCATGGACCTCAAAGCCTTATTGCTGGAGGCCAAGCAGAAGGTACCGCCTGTTCTCCAAGTGCTGCACTGTGGGGATGAGTCCATGCTGGACATTGGAG GAGAACGTGGCTGTGCCTTCTGTGGAGGCCTTGGCCATCGGATCACTGACTGCCCCAAACTTGAAGCTATGCAGACAAAGCAGGTCAGCAACATTGGCCGCAAGGACTACCTGGCCCACAGCTCCATGGACTTCTGA
- the Pdlim7 gene encoding PDZ and LIM domain protein 7 isoform X4, with amino-acid sequence MDSFKVVLEGPAPWGFRLQGGKDFNVPLSISRLTPGGKAAQAGVAVGDWVLSIDGENAGSLTHIEAQNKIRACGERLSLGLSRAQPVQSKPQKTVVQTAGPRCQQAAADGGYRRLAATARDRPVPLLPHPCPPHGHRVHQVPRTEAPAPAPASTIPQEPWPGPTTTPSPTSRPPWAVDPAFAERYAPDKTSTVLTRHSQPATPTPLQNRTSIVQAAAGGGTGGGSNNGKTPVCYQCHKIIRGRYLVALGHAYHPEEFVCSQCGKVLEEGGFFEEKGAIFCPSCYDVRYAPSCAKCKKKITGEIMHALKMTWHVHCFTCAACKTPIRNRAFYMEEGAPYCERDYEKMFGTKCRGCDFKIDAGDRFLEALGFSWHDTCFVCAICQINLEGKTFYSKKDKPLCKSHAFSHV; translated from the exons ATGGATTCCTTCAAGGTAGTGCTGGAGGGGCCAGCACCTTGGGGCTTCCGGCTGCAAGGGGGCAAGGACTTCAATGTGCCCCTCTCCATCTCTCGG CTCACCCCTGGAGGCAAAGCTGCACAGGCTGGCGTGGCTGTAGGAGACTGGGTGCTGAGCATCGATGGTGAGAACGCAGGGAGCCTCACACACATTGAGGCCCAGAACAAGATCCGCGCCTGTGGGGAGCGCCTCAGCCTGGGGCTTAGCAG aGCCCAGCCTGTTCAGAGCAAACCACAGAAG ACAGTTGTTCAGACAGCTGGTCCCCGATGCCAGCAAGCAGCGGCTGATGGAGGATACCGAAGACTGGCGGCCACGGCCAGGGACAGGCCAGTCCCGCTCCTTCCGCATCCTTGCCCACCTCACGGGCACAGAGTTCA CCAGGTGCCCAGGACAgaagccccagccccagccccagcctcaaCTATACCCCAGGAACCCTGGCCTG gccccaccaccacccccagccccaccagTCGCCCACCCTGGGCCGTGGACCCTGCGTTTGCTGAGCGCTATGCCCCAGACAAAACCAGCACAGTGCTGACCCGGCATAGCCAGCCTGCCACACCCACGCCTCTGCAGAACCGAACCTCCATAGTGCAGGCTGCAGCTGGAGGGGGCACAGGAGGGGGCAGCAACAATGGCAAGACTCCCGTGTGCTACCAGTGCCACAAGATCATTCG GGGCCGTTACCTGGTCGCACTGGGCCATGCATATCACCCTGAAGAATTTGTGTGCAGCCAGTGTGGGAAGGTCCTGGAAGAGGGTGGCTTCTTTGAGGAGAAGGGGGCAATTTTTTGCCCCTCCTGCTATGACGTGCGCTATGCACCCAGCTGTGCCAAATGCAAGAAGAAGATCACTGGA GAGATCATGCATGCTCTGAAGATGACCTGGCATGTGCACTGCTTCACCTGTGCTGCCTGCAAAACGCCTATCCGCAACAGAGCCTTTTACATGGAAGAAGGGGCCCCCTACTGCGAGCGAG ACTATGAGAAGATGTTTGGCACAAAATGTCGAGGCTGTGACTTCAAGATTGATGCTGGAGACCGCTTCTTGGAAGCTTTGGGCTTCAGCTGGCATGACACATGCTTTGTCTGTGCG ATATGTCAAATCAACTTGGAAGGAAAGACCTTCTACTCCAAGAAGGACAAGCCCCTTTGCAAGAGCCATGCCTTCTCCCACGTATGA
- the Pdlim7 gene encoding PDZ and LIM domain protein 7 isoform X6, translated as MDSFKVVLEGPAPWGFRLQGGKDFNVPLSISRLTPGGKAAQAGVAVGDWVLSIDGENAGSLTHIEAQNKIRACGERLSLGLSRAQPVQSKPQKVQTPDKQLFRQLVPDASKQRLMEDTEDWRPRPGTGQSRSFRILAHLTGTEFMQDPDEDYMKKSREKYVLELQSPRYTRLRDWHHQRSAHVLNVQS; from the exons ATGGATTCCTTCAAGGTAGTGCTGGAGGGGCCAGCACCTTGGGGCTTCCGGCTGCAAGGGGGCAAGGACTTCAATGTGCCCCTCTCCATCTCTCGG CTCACCCCTGGAGGCAAAGCTGCACAGGCTGGCGTGGCTGTAGGAGACTGGGTGCTGAGCATCGATGGTGAGAACGCAGGGAGCCTCACACACATTGAGGCCCAGAACAAGATCCGCGCCTGTGGGGAGCGCCTCAGCCTGGGGCTTAGCAG aGCCCAGCCTGTTCAGAGCAAACCACAGAAG GTGCAGACCCCTGACAA ACAGTTGTTCAGACAGCTGGTCCCCGATGCCAGCAAGCAGCGGCTGATGGAGGATACCGAAGACTGGCGGCCACGGCCAGGGACAGGCCAGTCCCGCTCCTTCCGCATCCTTGCCCACCTCACGGGCACAGAGTTCA TGCAAGACCCGGATGAGGACTACATGAAGAAGTCAAG gGAAAAGTATGTCCTGGAGCTACAGAGCCCACGCTATACACGCCTCCGGGACTGGCACCACCAGCGCTCTGCCCACGTGCTCAACGTGCAGTCATAG
- the Pdlim7 gene encoding PDZ and LIM domain protein 7 isoform X2, with protein MDSFKVVLEGPAPWGFRLQGGKDFNVPLSISRLTPGGKAAQAGVAVGDWVLSIDGENAGSLTHIEAQNKIRACGERLSLGLSRAQPVQSKPQKALTPPADPPRYTFAPSASLNKTARPFGAPPPTDSTPQQNGQLFRQLVPDASKQRLMEDTEDWRPRPGTGQSRSFRILAHLTGTEFMQDPDEDYMKKSSQVPRTEAPAPAPASTIPQEPWPGPTTTPSPTSRPPWAVDPAFAERYAPDKTSTVLTRHSQPATPTPLQNRTSIVQAAAGGGTGGGSNNGKTPVCYQCHKIIRGRYLVALGHAYHPEEFVCSQCGKVLEEGGFFEEKGAIFCPSCYDVRYAPSCAKCKKKITGEIMHALKMTWHVHCFTCAACKTPIRNRAFYMEEGAPYCERDYEKMFGTKCRGCDFKIDAGDRFLEALGFSWHDTCFVCAICQINLEGKTFYSKKDKPLCKSHAFSHV; from the exons ATGGATTCCTTCAAGGTAGTGCTGGAGGGGCCAGCACCTTGGGGCTTCCGGCTGCAAGGGGGCAAGGACTTCAATGTGCCCCTCTCCATCTCTCGG CTCACCCCTGGAGGCAAAGCTGCACAGGCTGGCGTGGCTGTAGGAGACTGGGTGCTGAGCATCGATGGTGAGAACGCAGGGAGCCTCACACACATTGAGGCCCAGAACAAGATCCGCGCCTGTGGGGAGCGCCTCAGCCTGGGGCTTAGCAG aGCCCAGCCTGTTCAGAGCAAACCACAGAAG GCCCTGACCCCTCCCGCCGATCCCCCGAGGTATACTTTTGCACCAAGCGCCTCCCTCAACAAGACGGCCCGGCCCTTTGGGGCACCCCCACCTACTGACAGCACCCCGCAACAGAATGG ACAGTTGTTCAGACAGCTGGTCCCCGATGCCAGCAAGCAGCGGCTGATGGAGGATACCGAAGACTGGCGGCCACGGCCAGGGACAGGCCAGTCCCGCTCCTTCCGCATCCTTGCCCACCTCACGGGCACAGAGTTCA TGCAAGACCCGGATGAGGACTACATGAAGAAGTCAAG CCAGGTGCCCAGGACAgaagccccagccccagccccagcctcaaCTATACCCCAGGAACCCTGGCCTG gccccaccaccacccccagccccaccagTCGCCCACCCTGGGCCGTGGACCCTGCGTTTGCTGAGCGCTATGCCCCAGACAAAACCAGCACAGTGCTGACCCGGCATAGCCAGCCTGCCACACCCACGCCTCTGCAGAACCGAACCTCCATAGTGCAGGCTGCAGCTGGAGGGGGCACAGGAGGGGGCAGCAACAATGGCAAGACTCCCGTGTGCTACCAGTGCCACAAGATCATTCG GGGCCGTTACCTGGTCGCACTGGGCCATGCATATCACCCTGAAGAATTTGTGTGCAGCCAGTGTGGGAAGGTCCTGGAAGAGGGTGGCTTCTTTGAGGAGAAGGGGGCAATTTTTTGCCCCTCCTGCTATGACGTGCGCTATGCACCCAGCTGTGCCAAATGCAAGAAGAAGATCACTGGA GAGATCATGCATGCTCTGAAGATGACCTGGCATGTGCACTGCTTCACCTGTGCTGCCTGCAAAACGCCTATCCGCAACAGAGCCTTTTACATGGAAGAAGGGGCCCCCTACTGCGAGCGAG ACTATGAGAAGATGTTTGGCACAAAATGTCGAGGCTGTGACTTCAAGATTGATGCTGGAGACCGCTTCTTGGAAGCTTTGGGCTTCAGCTGGCATGACACATGCTTTGTCTGTGCG ATATGTCAAATCAACTTGGAAGGAAAGACCTTCTACTCCAAGAAGGACAAGCCCCTTTGCAAGAGCCATGCCTTCTCCCACGTATGA
- the Pdlim7 gene encoding PDZ and LIM domain protein 7 isoform X5, with protein sequence MDSFKVVLEGPAPWGFRLQGGKDFNVPLSISRLTPGGKAAQAGVAVGDWVLSIDGENAGSLTHIEAQNKIRACGERLSLGLSRAQPVQSKPQKALTPPADPPRYTFAPSASLNKTARPFGAPPPTDSTPQQNGQLFRQLVPDASKQRLMEDTEDWRPRPGTGQSRSFRILAHLTGTEFMQDPDEDYMKKSREKYVLELQSPRYTRLRDWHHQRSAHVLNVQS encoded by the exons ATGGATTCCTTCAAGGTAGTGCTGGAGGGGCCAGCACCTTGGGGCTTCCGGCTGCAAGGGGGCAAGGACTTCAATGTGCCCCTCTCCATCTCTCGG CTCACCCCTGGAGGCAAAGCTGCACAGGCTGGCGTGGCTGTAGGAGACTGGGTGCTGAGCATCGATGGTGAGAACGCAGGGAGCCTCACACACATTGAGGCCCAGAACAAGATCCGCGCCTGTGGGGAGCGCCTCAGCCTGGGGCTTAGCAG aGCCCAGCCTGTTCAGAGCAAACCACAGAAG GCCCTGACCCCTCCCGCCGATCCCCCGAGGTATACTTTTGCACCAAGCGCCTCCCTCAACAAGACGGCCCGGCCCTTTGGGGCACCCCCACCTACTGACAGCACCCCGCAACAGAATGG ACAGTTGTTCAGACAGCTGGTCCCCGATGCCAGCAAGCAGCGGCTGATGGAGGATACCGAAGACTGGCGGCCACGGCCAGGGACAGGCCAGTCCCGCTCCTTCCGCATCCTTGCCCACCTCACGGGCACAGAGTTCA TGCAAGACCCGGATGAGGACTACATGAAGAAGTCAAG gGAAAAGTATGTCCTGGAGCTACAGAGCCCACGCTATACACGCCTCCGGGACTGGCACCACCAGCGCTCTGCCCACGTGCTCAACGTGCAGTCATAG
- the Dok3 gene encoding docking protein 3 encodes MVPQWPQLPIGVCSLGKARTLRFCCPFSEAQAPLPLALQLSLDRGRGKWPEGEVRGAPVQPACHQSPRVFRTAVVMESVEAPVKDGILYQQHVKFGKKCWRKVWALLYAGGPSGVARLESWDVRDGGLGPAGDRSTGPGRRGERRVIRLADCVSVLPADGENCPRDTGAFLITTTERSHLLAAQHRQSWIGPICQLAFPGNGECSSRSGQAETPKRGFVAMEENSIYSSWQEVGEFPVVVQRTEATSRCRLKGPYLLVLGQDDIELRETSSSQACYSWPYHFLRKFGSDKGVFSFEAGRRCNSGEGLFAFSSPRAPDICGAVAAAIARQRDRLPELAMSPPCPLPRALSLPSLEPPGELQEVAPGFELATSRKLPRTDPGPQSLPLLLSPSQDGTVSGLYASVSKQTSRPAASGNYLYENLCMLETSPELSNGAPESQEGPLGGHSPLASPIYHNNEDLSWPGSAQDSSLEAQYRRLLEQELDEAASPGRSGAQAGIKAKLVTLLTRERKKGPAPCDRP; translated from the exons ATGGTCCCCCAGTGGCCTCAACTCCCCATAGGCGTGTGTAGTCTTGGAAAGGCAAGAACCCTAAGGTTCTGCTGTCCCTTCAGTGAAGCCCAGGCTCCCCTCCCCCTAGCCCTGCAGCTGTCTCTggacagagggagggggaagtggCCAGAAGGGGAAGTCAGAGGAGCTCCCGTCCAGCCAGCCTGTCACCAGTCTCCTCGGGTCTTCAGAACAGCCGTGGTCATGGAGTCTGTGGAGGCCCCGGTCAAGGATGGCATCCTCTACCAGCAGCACGTGAAGTTTGGCAAG AAATGCTGGCGGAAAGTGTGGGCTCTGCTGTATGCAGGAGGCCCATCAGGTGTAGCTCGGCTGGAAAGCTGGGATGTTCGTGATGGTGGCCTGGGGCCAGCAGGCGACAGATCCACAGGGCCTGGCCGACGAGGCGAACGTCGGGTCATACGCTTGGctgactgtgtgtctgtcctgCCTGCGGATGGTGAGAATTGTCCCAGGGACACTGGCGCCTTCCTGATCACTACCACTGAACGAAGCCACCTGCTGGCTGCACAGCACCGCCAGTCATGGATCGGCCCCATCTGCCAGCTGGCCTTCCCA GGCAACGGAGAGTGTTCTTCCAGATCGGGGCAGGCTGAGACTCCAAAAAGGGGCTTTGTTGCCATGGAGGAAAACTCTATCTACTCCTCCTGGCAGGAAG TGGGTGAGTTTCCAGTGGTGGTGCAGAGGACAGAGGCCACCAGCCGCTGCCGCCTGAAAGGGCCTTACCTCCTGGTGCTGGGCCAAGATGATATTGAACTTCGGGAGACTTCCAGCTCCCAGGCCTGCTACAGCTGGCCGTACCATTTCCTGCGCAAGTTCGGCTCTGACAAG GGCGTGTTCTCTTTTGAAGCTGGCCGCCGTTGTAACTCGGGTGAGGGCCTTTTTGCCTTCAGCAGTCCACGTGCCCCAGACATATGCGGAGCTGTGGCTGCCGCCATTGCCCGCCAGCGGGACCGGCTTCCAGAACTGGCCATGTCCCCACCCTGCCCCCTGCCTCGGGCCCTTTCCCTACCCTCCCTAGAGCCCCCTGGAGAGCTTCAGGAGGTGGCCCCGGGATTTGAGCTAGCCACTTCCAGAAAGCTGCCTAGGACTGACCCTGGGCCTCAAAGCCTGCCACTGCTGCTCAGCCCCTCACAAGATGGAACAGTATCTGGTCTGTATGCGTCTGTGTCCAAGCAGACCAGCAGGCCCGCAGCCAGTGGGAATTACCTCTATGAGAACCTGTGCATGCTGGAGACCAGTCCTGAGCTGTCCAATGGGGCTCCCGAGTCCCAAGAGGGCCCTCTTGGTGGCCACAGCCCCCTGGCCAGCCCCATCTACCACAACAACGAGGACCTGAGTTGGCCTGGCTCGGCCCAGGACAGCAGCCTGGAAGCCCAGTACCGGAGGCTGCTAGAGCAGGAGCTGGACGAGGCTGCCAGCCCTGGCCGCTCTGGTGCACAAGCAGGCATCAAGGCCAAGCTGGTGACCCTGCTGACTCGAGAACGGAAGAAGGGCCCTGCTCCCTGTGACCGGCCCTGA